The following proteins are co-located in the Castor canadensis chromosome 5, mCasCan1.hap1v2, whole genome shotgun sequence genome:
- the Bche gene encoding cholinesterase isoform X4: MTSTPSKLHHLFFCRQSETNMQSTRTITGLQFLLWILLLCLLIKNSHTEEDVIITTKTGKVRGMNLSVLGGTVTAFLGIPYAQPPLGRLRFKKPQPMTKWSEVWNATQFANSCYQNIDQSFPGFRGSEMWNPNTNLSEDCLYLNVWTPAPQPKNATVMIWIYGGGFQTGTSSLPVYDGKFLARVERVIVVSMNYRVGVLGFLALPGNPEASGNMGLFDQQMALQWVQKNIAVFGGNPKSITLFGESAGAASVSLHLLSTKSHSLFTRAILQSGSSNAPWAVMSPYEARNRTLTLAKFIGCSRENETETLKCLQKKDPQEILLNEVLVLPYDTLLSVNFGPTVDGDFLTEMPDTLLQLGQFKKTQILVGVNKDEGTAFLVYGAPGFSKDNNSIITRREFQEGLKIFFPGVSEFGKESILFHYADWVDDHRPENYREALDDVVGDYNIICPALEFTKKFSDLGNNAFFYYFEHRSSKIPWPEWMGVMHGYEIEFVFGLPLERRVNYTRAEEILSRSIMKCWANFAKYGKY; this comes from the coding sequence AAACCAATATGCAAAGCACACGTACAATCACAGGTCTCCAGTTTCTCTTGTGGATTCTTTTGCTCTGTCTGCTCATCAAAAATTCCCACACTGAAGAAGATGTAATAATTACAACCAAGACAGGAAAAGTCAGAGGGATGAACTTGTCGGTTCTTGGTGGCACAGTAACAGCCTTTCTTGGAATTCCCTATGCACAGCCACCACTTGGTCGACTTCGATTCAAAAAGCCACAACCCATGACCAAGTGGTCCGAAGTTTGGAATGCTACACAATTTGCAAATTCATGCTATCAGAACATAGATCAAAGTTTCCCAGGCTTCCGTGGATCAGAAATGTGGAATCCAAACACAAACCTTAGTGAAGACTGCTTATACCTGAATGTTTGGACTCCTGCACCTCAACCAAAAAACGCCACTGTAATGATATGGATCTATGGTGGTGGCTTTCAAACTGGAACATCTTCTTTACCTGTTTATGATGGCAAGTTTCTGGCTCGGGTTGAAAGAGTTATTGTAGTTTCAATGAATTACAGAGTGGGTGTTCTAGGATTCTTAGCCTTACCAGGCAATCCTGAGGCTTCAGGGAACATGGGCTTATTTGATCAACAGATGGCCCTTCAGTGGGTCCAGAAAAATATAGCAGTTTTTGGTGGGAATCCTAAAAGCATAACTCTCTTTGGAGAAAGTGCTGGAGCAGCTTCAGTTAGTCTTCATTTGCTTTCTACTAAAAGCCACTCTCTGTTTACGAGAGCCATTCTACAAAGTGGATCCTCTAATGCCCCTTGGGCTGTAATGTCTCCCTATGAAGCTAGGAATAGAACATTGACCCTAGCTAAATTTATTGGTTGTTCTAGAGAGAATGAGACTGAGACATTAAAATGCCTTCAAAAAAAAGATCCCCAGGAAATTCTTCTGAATGaagtattagttcttccttatgATACTCTCTTGTCAGTAAACTTCGGTCCAACTGTGGATGGTGATTTTCTTACTGAAATGCCAGACACACTTCTACAACTTGGACAATTCAAAAAAACCCAGATATTGGTGGGTGTTAATAAAGATGAAGGGACAGCTTTTCTAGTATATGGTGCTCCTGGTTTCAGCAAAGATAACAATAGCATCATAACTAGAAGGGAATTTCAAgaaggtttaaaaatatttttcccaggaGTGAGTGAATTTGGAAAAGAATCAATCCTCTTCCACTATGCTGACTGGGTAGATGATCATAGACCCGAAAATTACCGAGAGGCCTTGGATGATGTTGTTGGGGACTACAACATCATATGCCCTGCCTTGGAGTTTACCAAGAAGTTCTCAGACTTGGGAAACAATGCCTTTTTCTACTATTTTGAACACCGGTcctccaaaattccttggccagaATGGATGGGAGTGATGCATGGCTATGAAATTGAATTTGTCTTTGGTTTACCTCTGGAAAGAAGAGTTAATTACACAAGAGCTGAGGAAATTTTGAGTAGATCTATAATGAAATGCTGGGCAAATTTTGCCAAATATGG